In the genome of bacterium, the window TTTGCTGTCGGAGGGCTGATCACCGTACAAAGTCAAAGAAGCCGGAAAAATATACCGTGCCCCGATTTGTGCAAACGTCGAAAACGATAGTTCGAGTTGATCTGCCGTATCGGATATCCACGGTAGCAGCGGCATCAGACTGACGCCCGCGTAAAATCCTTCATCCAAAATTTGTTTCAGTCCTTGCAGGCGGCGCGACGGCGGTGTCGCACCGGGTTCGAAGATGTGCGCCGTGCGATCATCTATCGACGAAAAAGAAAATGTGATGAGTGCGCCCGACGGTACTTTGCCTAACAAGTCTTCGGGCAAAATAGCAGTCTTACCGATGTGCATCAAAATATCGGTATCGCGTAATATCAGATCGGAACGCGTGATGATGTGAACCGGAAATCGGTGGTGCAAGATGATCTCTAATAATCGGCGCGTGAGCCCGAGTTCCTTTTCCGCATGTCCATACGGGTCGGTGGAGGAAGCGAGTACGATAAATCCATATTGTCCGCGTTTGGCGCGAAGGCTTAACTGTTTATCCAGCAGTTCAGGCGCATTGGTTTTATAGGATAGTTTTTTTTCGGTGTGTGTACCGTATCGGCTTCCATGCACATAACAAAATACGCATCCCGTCGAACAGCCGCTGTACGGATTGAGGGTATAGTCATCCAAAAACCATGGATCGCGGCGTTTGGTTTTGTTGAGGATGGTTCGAACAGTGACAGGCGTACAGGGCATAAAAATAAAATTCTGTCAACGTATGGTAATTGAAAAAACACGCGCGTATTGGTTGAGCATCCGTTACGAGGATATTTTTGGTCAGGCGCAAAAACAGCCTGCTGTCCTATAATCGAACAAAAACAAAATCAGTTTTCGTCTGTACCTGTTTAGTTTTTCAAAAGATGCTTCAAAGCCGCAACATCCATTTGATCTCTTTCACGGAGTGATTGTTCTTTGAACCAAACCAACATGGAAGCATCCAAAAAAGGAATTTTGTGCCCGTCCAAAGCGTGAAAACGAATATGAGAGGTGAGATCGGAATAACGTTTGCCGTTTATCCGAGTAAAAATATCTATTGGAAAAACTTCAATGAGGCGAACGGCACCTTCTTCATCAGGAAAATCTTCAACTGAAAGTTCGCGGGCATACCCGTCATGATAGCCGGATAAAACGGAAATGAGTTTTTTGAGATTGGAAATATGATCATCAACGATGATATCAACGTCTTCGGTCGGTCGTACATGTCCGTTAAAAACGCAGGCAAATCCTCCGACTACAATAAAACGGATTTCATTTTTTGTCAGCAGGACCAACAATTTTTCGTATTCGTTCATTGTTTTCCTGTTTAGGTTTTTTGCCGATTTTTTTTAGAAATTCATTCAGCTCTGCGACGAGTTCCGTAGGGCGTTTTTTGGATTGGCCGATTTGCTTACGGATATGTTCACCCACACCCATGATTATCCCCGGATGGTTTCGATCATTTCGATGACGCGTTGCAAGTCGTCATTCGAATAATATTCGATCTCTACGGAGCCGCTGCCGTCTTTGTGATGATGCAGGCGCACTTTGGTGCCTAACTTCATACGCAGGCGTCCTTCCACATCCGCGATATGCGGGTTGGCCGGTTGCGCGGATTCGATTTCATATTTATTCGGCGAAACTTTGTGGCTTTTTCCTTCGAGTTCCTCAAGCGTCGTTTTGACCAACTGTTCGGTTTTGCGAACGGACATGCCGCCGTCCACGATCTGCTTCCATGCTTTGAGCTGAAGCTGTTCGGAGGGGAGTGCGATCAGAGCGCGTCCGTGGCCGATGGTGATTTCTTCTTTTTTGAGGCT includes:
- a CDS encoding radical SAM protein; the encoded protein is MPCTPVTVRTILNKTKRRDPWFLDDYTLNPYSGCSTGCVFCYVHGSRYGTHTEKKLSYKTNAPELLDKQLSLRAKRGQYGFIVLASSTDPYGHAEKELGLTRRLLEIILHHRFPVHIITRSDLILRDTDILMHIGKTAILPEDLLGKVPSGALITFSFSSIDDRTAHIFEPGATPPSRRLQGLKQILDEGFYAGVSLMPLLPWISDTADQLELSFSTFAQIGARYIFPASLTLYGDQPSDSKIRTLRTIQQHYPHLIDKYRGYFDRSATMPDYYLTALEEKLNRLCEKYRLPNRINIEQNNNRYI